Proteins encoded in a region of the Chlorogloeopsis sp. ULAP01 genome:
- the hpnJ gene encoding hopanoid biosynthesis associated radical SAM protein HpnJ, producing the protein MKKTLFLSPPSFDGFDGGAGSRYQAKREITSFWYPTWLAQPAALVPNSKLVDAPPHNQTVEDVLAIAKEYELIIMHTSTPSLPNDVKCAEAIKAQNPDTVIGLIGAHVAVLPEETLRENPIVDFVCRHEFDYTCKELAAGKPWQEIKGLSYRDRNGNILHNEDRPLIHDWDSMPSVLPIYARDLDMTKYFIGYLLHPYISFYTGRGCPAKCSFCLWPQTIGGHLYRHKSPQAVGREMEEAKAIFGDKVREYMFDDDTFTIDKQRAIAISEHMKRLKLTWSCNARANLDYDTLKQLRDNGLRLLLVGFESGNQQILDGIKKGIKLEVARKFMENCHKLGITVHGTFIIGLPNETQETIEETICFACDLSPHTIQVSIAAPYPGTELYRQAQEQGWFSDNSLVANSGIQMSTLQYPHLSAAEIEDAVEVMYRRFYFRPRAIIPIVGEMLSDPQMLVRRLREGREFFAYLKERHTRATTKAQSVIG; encoded by the coding sequence GTGAAGAAAACTTTGTTTCTCAGCCCTCCTTCCTTTGATGGGTTTGACGGTGGTGCAGGTTCCCGATATCAAGCCAAGCGTGAAATTACATCCTTCTGGTATCCTACATGGCTGGCACAACCTGCCGCCCTTGTACCTAACAGTAAGCTTGTAGATGCGCCTCCACACAATCAAACTGTAGAAGATGTACTCGCAATTGCCAAAGAGTACGAGCTAATTATTATGCACACCAGTACACCTTCACTACCTAATGATGTCAAGTGTGCCGAGGCAATCAAAGCTCAAAACCCCGATACAGTAATTGGTTTAATTGGAGCACACGTAGCAGTGTTGCCAGAGGAGACACTGCGTGAAAACCCAATAGTTGATTTTGTCTGTCGCCACGAATTTGATTACACCTGCAAAGAACTGGCAGCAGGCAAACCTTGGCAGGAAATTAAAGGTCTAAGCTATCGCGATCGCAATGGTAATATACTCCACAACGAAGACCGTCCGTTGATTCACGATTGGGATTCTATGCCCAGCGTGTTGCCGATTTATGCCCGCGATTTGGATATGACAAAATACTTTATCGGCTACTTGCTGCATCCATACATTTCCTTTTACACTGGACGAGGCTGTCCAGCCAAATGTTCTTTCTGTCTTTGGCCTCAGACAATAGGCGGACACTTGTATCGACATAAAAGTCCCCAAGCGGTTGGGCGCGAGATGGAAGAAGCTAAAGCCATCTTCGGCGACAAAGTGCGGGAATATATGTTTGATGACGACACCTTTACAATTGATAAACAACGGGCGATCGCCATTAGTGAACACATGAAGCGATTGAAGCTCACCTGGAGTTGCAATGCCCGCGCTAATTTAGATTACGATACCCTCAAACAACTGCGTGACAACGGTTTGCGTCTACTACTAGTAGGATTTGAATCGGGTAATCAGCAAATCTTAGACGGAATTAAAAAGGGTATCAAGCTTGAGGTAGCACGCAAGTTTATGGAGAACTGCCACAAACTTGGCATTACTGTACACGGCACATTTATCATTGGTTTGCCCAATGAAACTCAAGAAACGATAGAGGAAACGATTTGCTTTGCTTGCGATCTAAGTCCTCATACAATTCAAGTTTCGATTGCTGCTCCTTATCCTGGAACAGAACTCTATCGTCAAGCACAAGAGCAGGGTTGGTTTAGTGACAATTCCCTAGTTGCCAACTCTGGAATTCAAATGTCTACGCTGCAATATCCCCATCTGTCTGCTGCTGAAATTGAAGATGCAGTTGAGGTGATGTACCGTCGTTTCTACTTTCGTCCGAGAGCCATTATCCCAATTGTTGGTGAAATGCTCAGTGATCCTCAAATGTTAGTGCGTCGCCTACGTGAAGGACGTGAATTTTTCGCCTACCTCAAAGAGCGTCACACCAGAGCAACTACTAAAGCACAATCAGTGATTGGTTAG
- a CDS encoding ferritin-like domain-containing protein, producing MTMEIGSKEHKELFCHSFIESHLEYQPELLPWPELDTVALASLRNIPFWKEALNTEQEAGVMVNAFADTISDPLLQEAIALQGMEEDRHGRLINFLINHYEIKISQPPEPVLPSNIKTAFLDFGFGECLDSFLAFGLFGLARRYATYIPAALFEIFDAVLHEEARHIMFFVNWVTYQQIQEGKSNWWRGINALWHYNRALQDKIQAFTGSNEEKQEGFTATGASSLMDNLTPELLLSTCLQENARRMSLFDKQLLRPQLVPKLATIALSTIELIPWRKSNSTAQLSEP from the coding sequence ATGACAATGGAAATAGGAAGCAAAGAACACAAAGAACTCTTTTGCCACAGCTTCATTGAAAGTCATCTAGAGTACCAGCCTGAGCTACTTCCTTGGCCAGAACTTGACACTGTCGCCCTCGCCAGCCTCCGTAACATTCCCTTTTGGAAAGAAGCACTTAATACAGAGCAAGAAGCCGGAGTGATGGTGAATGCCTTTGCAGACACAATCAGTGATCCATTATTACAAGAAGCGATCGCTCTGCAAGGGATGGAAGAAGATCGCCACGGTAGACTAATTAATTTTCTCATCAATCATTACGAGATTAAGATTTCCCAACCTCCTGAGCCTGTACTTCCTAGTAATATCAAAACCGCCTTCCTTGACTTTGGCTTTGGTGAATGCCTCGATTCTTTCTTAGCTTTTGGTTTATTCGGGCTGGCTCGTCGTTATGCAACTTACATCCCAGCAGCATTGTTTGAAATCTTTGATGCAGTTTTGCATGAAGAAGCTCGTCATATTATGTTCTTCGTGAATTGGGTAACTTATCAGCAAATTCAGGAAGGTAAAAGCAATTGGTGGCGTGGAATTAACGCTTTGTGGCATTACAACAGAGCGCTGCAAGACAAGATTCAAGCTTTTACTGGCTCTAACGAAGAAAAACAAGAGGGTTTTACTGCCACTGGTGCTAGTAGTTTGATGGATAATTTAACCCCAGAACTGTTATTATCCACTTGCTTGCAAGAAAACGCTCGGCGAATGAGCCTATTTGACAAACAACTACTGCGCCCCCAACTAGTACCCAAACTTGCCACAATTGCATTAAGTACGATTGAACTTATACCCTGGCGCAAGTCAAACTCGACAGCCCAATTATCAGAACCTTAA